The sequence agagacacagacacatggagaTAGACTGACATATAAATAGGCACAGACAGAAACAGAGGACAGTCAGAgaaacacaggctccagatgaaCAGTTTAATACCCGAAGAGCAACCCTGTACAAGACCGCGCCAGCCCCGAAGAGCAACCCTATACAAGAGCGCGCCAACGGCGGGGGCACCACCTATTGGCCTGAGCTATTCCCGCGTCCTGCGGGTTCCAGCACATCTCCGCCGTATCCGACCCCCACTCCTCGCAGCGCTTCCGGTGTCCGCCTCCTGCACCCGTTGGCCGGTACCATTCGCCCAGCAGCCAGTCCCGCCAATGACAGGACCCTCCCATTTTCGCTCCTTTGCCTCCGCAGAGAGCTTGGGCCCGCTCCTGTCCgcacaccaccccacccccgcggccggcctccctccctgccctggccggtgtcctccccacctccactgcgCCCCGCCCGCCGCGCTCTGCGGCAGTCGGGCGCTCATCGTCATTCCGCtctcgccgccgccgccacccccGCCTCCCCGCTCACCGCCTCCGCCCggtccccgccgccgccgccgccgccgccgcctgccCAGCGGCCCGGGAGGCGGAGGCGCGGGGGAGGAGGCCCCGCTTGGCTCCGCAGCCCCGGATGCTGCATGACTTCATCTTTCCGCCGGCTCCCCTGCTGAGCTAGGGCCGGTCCGGCAGCTAGCCCGCCGCCCGCGCCCCGCCGCAGTCCCGCGCCCACCCCGCACCCGCCATGTCCGAGATCCTGCCCTACAGTGAGGACAAGATGGGCCGCTTCGGCGCCGACCCCGAGGGCTCTGACCTCTCCTTCAGCTGCCGCCTGCAGGACACCAACTCCTTCTTCGCGGGCAACCAAGCCAAGCGACCCCCCAAGCTGGGCCAGATCGGCCGAGCCAAGAGAGGTACGCGGCCGGGGCCCGGAGTCGTCGCTTGACCCAGAAACCCTCCGCCGGGCGCCCCCCGGCTGCAGTTCCCCGCCAAGCGCCAGCAGCTCTTGCCGCAGACCAGCGCAGCCAGCCGCTCGCCGGCCAGGGTTGGAGGGGGGGTCCCTGCTGCAGTGTTGTgtccccctcttcccctctcctgggAAAGCAGTGCCCCGGATTCGATGCTCGCCACCTCTGGAAGTAGAGTCTTGGCACCCGGGCGAAGGGGAGGGGCCGGCCGGGGCATTTGGGGCTGCCTGAAGTGGGAACATGGGGCGACGGGCCGCTTCTTCGGGAGCAAACGCTGAGTCGGTGTATGCTACGGAAGAACCTTCGGGTGGGGAGGGATGTCTGACTGGAGAATGGGCAGGGAGCCGGGGGTTCGCTTGTCCTGGTTGTTTGCATGGGGAAGGGGCTCTGTTAGTGCCAGGATCGGAAGAGGGGTTCTAGCCGCAAGAAGGTTAGGTTGGGTAGAGGGCTGGAATAGATGGAGATTAGGTTTGAGGAGGGAATTCTGTTGAAGTGAGGGTGGAAGAGGGGGATCCCATGAGCAAAAGCTTTCCGATCAGCTCGGATGGAGGAGAGCTCAGGCGGCGGGAGGGTTTGGACCGGAAGGTTGAACGGCTGGAGTCTTTGGAAGAGGGGCGTTCCTCCACAAGGAGAGGAGTGGGTCTGTGGGAGCTGGGGTCAGCAGTGGGTTGAGTCGGCAGGAGAGTTCGGACGGGGAGGTCACTGTAGCACGGAGGTCCGAGGGGCGTCTCTGGGCCACGGGCAGTAGCTGAGCGGGGCGCGGGGATCAGGGCCCCATTCTTGCCGCCGCCCCCCGAGACCGCGCGGCTGACGCGCTTTCTCCCTGCGCAGTGGTGATCGAGGATGACCGGATAGACGACGTGCTGAAAGGGATGGGGGAGAAGCCGCCGTCCGGAGTGTAGACGCGCCGGCTCAGGCGGCGGGCTCCGGGCCCAGCCCCGCGGCGGCCAGGACCGCGGGCCGGCGATGCGGCTGCcggccccccccgccccggcccaggCGCTCGCGGGCGGGGGCTGCAGGGCCGCGCCGCTTTCGGGTCATAGTCGCTGCCGCCGCTGCCAGGCACTCCGGAGCTGTCCGCTTCAGCACCACGGCGGCGGCGGTAGCGGCGGCGCGGACCGGCCCGGAGCCCGCCGCCGCGCTCATGCACTTTAGAACCTCGGGCCGCAGCCCCACCCCGCACACCGGAACGGACAGAGACCCGCGGCCCTCAGCCCCGGCCCGTCCCCTCCCGCACGGCTCCCCTAACCCGCCCCTCTCAGGCAGGTCTGGTCCGCAGACCGGCTGCCTGCCGGTGTCGGACCTCGCACGCGGCCAGGGATGTTTGGCTGCACATTTGCATGAGCTTCCCACCCACCTGAGTCCAGCCCTCCAGGCGCTCCTCACCCTCCACCCCTGTCTGGCGTGACCCCAGCCTCAGCCTCTTTCTAAGGGACTTCCTCAgcacatttgtatttttatatccgACTCTTTGTTTACTGATTCCCCTCGTGGTTCatgccctcccccccccccccacggtcTCGGCCACGCTCTTCTGCGCCTGGCAGATAGGATGGGTGTTGAGGCTGGGATGGGACAAGCCCCTAACATGGTAACCAACCATATGACCAGTCTGCCCATGGCTGACCCCAGGCGGCTCTCTGGCAGACCCCTCCCCTCAAGGTATCACCTTCCAAGGGCCCAGGTCTGATTTTACCTTGGACCCCTGCGTCCTGCCCCTGGGAATCCAAATGTGGGCTGCATTGCATCTTTGGATGACACCTGTAGCCCTAGCCCTGGAGATATTCTCAACCCCAGGGATGTCCTTTGTAAATGTTCCTCCATCCTCACTGTACCAGGAGTGTGTGAATAAACACAGACCcccctgtgtgtgcgtgtgtgtgtagctGCTGCTTTGGTTTGCTATAGGAGCCAGCCCAAAATGGCTCCAATTCTTTTTGGGGAGGGGAGTAGATACTTGGGAATCTCAGGTGCATGTAACTGACAGAGAAGCGTTGCCAAGTAAACACAGGCAGGTCAGCCTGGCCTGGGAACATCATTACAGCGTGGCCTCCTTGGGTAAATAACACAACCTGAGCAGGATAGGTCACCGGAgttggggctggagctggggtcAGAAGCAATCTAGATTCAAAGTCTGCAGCCTCCTATGAATAAATCCAGGTTGAATGGGGGTCAGTAACAGGCCCCAGGGATACAAGTCTCCAAGTCTGGCTGGCATGCACAGGGGTTGTGCTGAGATTTGCCCCTGGGGATGAATCACTGATGGTTCAGTATGGTGGGGGAGGAAGTTGGGGAATCCAGGAGAGATCTGAGGAGCCTAAGAAGGAAGTCAGAAACCTGAGATTTGGGATCTAGTTTGACCTAGcctgtatttttttcatgtggGGTTGCTCCCATCAGCTCTGTCTTAGTTAGGCATGAGGCCCCTGGGATGTGGGCACTTTGGACCTGACCTTAAGCCCTGAGTCAGGAATTCCGAATACTTGAGCCTGGGGCAGAAAGGCAGGAGAACCATGCTTCTGGCCTCACAGCTGAATGGCACTGAGGAAGTCCTCATGATCTGAGTCCTGGAggaagcagggtggggtgggaggtctAGGAGGTGAGAGGATCTGGGCCCCAAAGGCCAGCTGGGCCACACTGAGCTCTTTGCCCTTCTGCATAAGGTAGAAATGGAAGTGGAAACCATTGCCATAGGTTGCATGCCTCAAGGACCAGCCGTAACGAGCTTGGGCGTAGTGTCTTGTCCGAAAGTGGGGGGCAGCAGGGGTCATTGAGATGAACTGGCCCCCAGGGACCAGTACTCGGCTCACCTGAAAGGCAGATAGAGAAGCCATTGGTGAGAAGCCCATCTCCAGGTTCTCAAAGGTCAGTATGGCCCCAGATGCCCTCCCAGCGAAATCTCAGGTACTACCCTCCATCCAGTAGCTCAGGGCTCAGGGCTTTCTATGGCAAAAGAGTGAGGCTTCCTCTCTGCCCCTGGTTGTTCTGTGGAGGTAGGGCTATATTTTAAACAGGTAGGAGCATAGGAGTGATGTCAAGTGCAGGGGGCACTGCCTTCCTGTCAGCTGCTTACCTTCCCTACCTGGAACCTGGCCGCTACCTCATCTCTATGGCAACACAGTATTCAATCCTCAGCCTCTGTGAGCCTGGCCACCCCAGCCCCCTACAATCTCGATGCAGCTTAACACCCGCTTCCTTCAGGTAACCATAGTCCCGAAGGGACCCACTACTTGTTCCAAACCATGCCTCCTTCTGGCTTCTGAGTTCTTCTAGTCTCCTAGAAACTTAACCCCTCATCCCCACCTCTTGATCAGCCATCTTTCCCTTAGTGCTCCCTCACCTCACTCAGCACCTGGTCCACAGTGTGGATACCTTCAGAGGACACATTCCAGGGATCCTGTTCTCCAGTCAACAGGGCATCCAGCGTGCCCTTCTCGAGCACCACGTCAAAggagccactggggaagcccagtGCCCGCACGTCCATGGTCTCCCAGCGCAGCTCGGGCACGTGGGCATATCGAGCCCGCATGGCAGCCACCACTACTGATGAGTAGTCCACACTGGTcacatcagggaagcccccaaggaatAGTTCGTAGCTCAGGGCACTGTTTCCACAGCCTGGGGTGAGAAGGGGTGGATGACAAAAGGTCTAGGTTAGCTTTGGTTCTCACCTCCCCAATTATCCATCCACTCTTGGCCTGTTTTCTCTCAGCTCA is a genomic window of Delphinus delphis chromosome 4, mDelDel1.2, whole genome shotgun sequence containing:
- the CAMK2N2 gene encoding calcium/calmodulin-dependent protein kinase II inhibitor 2, whose translation is MSEILPYSEDKMGRFGADPEGSDLSFSCRLQDTNSFFAGNQAKRPPKLGQIGRAKRVVIEDDRIDDVLKGMGEKPPSGV
- the LOC132424877 gene encoding EEF1A lysine methyltransferase 4 isoform X3, encoding MACPGAWAPLPELPEKNCGYREVQYWDQRYRDAADSAPYEWFGDFSSFRDLLEPELRPEDRILVLGCGNSALSYELFLGGFPDVTSVDYSSVVVAAMRARYAHVPELRWETMDVRALGFPSGSFDVVLEKGTLDALLTGEQDPWNVSSEGIHTVDQVLSEVSRVLVPGGQFISMTPAAPHFRTRHYAQARYGWSLRHATYGNGFHFHFYLMQKGKELSVAQLAFGAQILSPPRPPTPPCFLQDSDHEDFLSAIQL